The Streptomyces sp. NBC_00459 DNA segment TTCCCGCTCACGGGCAAGGTTGCCGTCTGCGAGTTCTCTACCGCGAGCACGGAGCCCGCGCCGCTCACCGTGAGTCTGCTGGTCACGCCGTCCATCGGCTGCTCCGAGCCGGCGCACTATGTCGTGAAGCAGGGCAGGGTGCTCGCCGGCTGAGGCCTGCCGGTCGACCCCGGGCAACTCCCGCACAACACGAAGGCCGCCCGGAAGAATCCGGGCGGCCAGGGCACGGGGACGATGCCCTCGGTACGAACCTCAGATGTGCGTCGGGGCGAACTTCGGGTTGTGACCGTACCTGTTCTCGCCCTGCTCGCCGTCGAGGCACACGAAGACCAGCAGCGTGATCCACCCGACGACCGGGATGATCCCGAACAGGATCCACCAGCCGGAGCGGCCCGTGTCGTGCAGTCGACGCACGGTGACAGCCAGGGTGGGCAGGAAGACGGCCAGGGCGTACACACCGCTGAGGATCTGCACGCCGATGAAGCTGTCGATGACCAACAGCACGACGTCGACGATCAACGAGAACAGCGTGAACATCCAGTATTCCTTGCGGCGCGCACGCCCGCTGAACACCACGTACTTCTTGAGCACGTCGAGGTAATAGTTCATTGCATCCCCCCAGGGAACGATGTGGGCCCGCCGAGCGGATCAGGCCAAGGGGAGAAGTTACGGAGACTGACGGGAACTCGTCAATAGGGTTAATCGTTGCAGGTAACGGGCAGAAAGCTGCTCACCACACGGAATCGAGACGAGTCCTGGTCGTCGATTTCAGGACAGATCCACGCAAGATCATCGACAACGACGGCACACCAACCGGCCGTTCGGGGCACGGAGCATCTCCGGCCACCGAACCATGGCCGATCCATTGCCAGTTCTACGCCAGTCCGACGCACGTTCGAGGCCATGCCGACACCGGACCGATCTCGAACCGTTGCCGACACCGCCCGCCCCAACAGGCCTCCCAGCGCCTGTTCTCAGGGCCAGGTCCCGTTGTCAGTGGCAGGCCCTACAGTCACCGACATGGCGACACTTCCCAACCCGCTGCCCCACCTCACGGCCGACCCCACCGGCAGCGCGCTCGGCCTCGCACTCCCCGCCGGCAGGCTGATCGACGCGACGGACGAGGGCCCGTGGCACGAGCCCCTCCTCTGGCACGCCGAAGCGCCCTCGGCCCCGGGCGACTGGACCACGCACCACGACGCGTGTCGGCCCACCGGGCTCCTCCCGGTGGTCATAGAGGTGGGCGGCGGCCAAGGCGGGCCCCAGGAATGGGAGTTGATGCCCGCCGACACCTCCTACCCCGGGGACCACGACGCCGAGGAGGTCCTCACCGGGTTCTGGGAGGAGTACGCCGCACAGGACGAGACCTGGCCCGGCCTGGCCCCAGCCACCTTGAACACCACCAACACCGAGCAGGCCGACGCCGACGTCCTGGCCGCCCGACTCGCCGACTCGCTCCTCGCCCCCGGCTCCTCCTTCAAGGCACCGCGTCTCGCCCTCGTCCCCGCCCGCCGTTCAGCCGACATCCCCGCCGCCATCGGCTGGTCCGGCCCCGCGAACTACGAGAGCGACACGGCCCGCCTCTGCGCGGTACTCCGCTCCTGGGAGGACCGCTTCGGCATACGGGTCCTGGCGCTCACCTTCAACCAGCTGGTGCTGACCGTGGCCGCCCCGCCGACCACTCTCGCCGAGGCCGAAGCGATAGCCGCCGAACACTTCGCGTTCTGCCCGGACAACATCACGCAGGGCACCCACACCACCCTGCGCGCATACGCCGAACACGAACTGCTGGCCAAGCAGACCTGGTCCTTCTGGTGGGACTGACCACGCCCTGACAGGGGCGCGGGGCTGTGTCGACATGCGGCTCCGCCGCGCGGGCGCGACCAGCCCCCACCGGCCCGCAGCCGACGAACCGCGTATCCAGCCCCCCAACCAGCGGAGCGCTACCGCAACCCCGCCCCCAACCGCCGAAGCCCCTCCCCGATCTCCTCCGGGGTCTGAGTGACAAAGCACAACCGCATCGTCGCCCGCTCAGCCCCTCCCACCTCGCCCGCGTAGAAGGACGCCCCCGGCACGTACGCGACGCCCCGCTCCACCACCCCACGGAGCAGGGCGGTGGTGTCGTACGACGCCGGAAGGCGGGCCCAGAGGAACATGCCGCCCTCGGGACGGGTCCAGGTCGAGCCCTCCGGGAGCGCGTCCCCGATGCCGTCGAGCATGGCGGCGCGCCGCTCCCCGTAGACGCGGGCCACGCGCCGCACATGGGCGTCGAGGTCACGGTCGGCCAGGTACCGGGCGGCGGCGAGCTGGTTGACGGTCGGGGTGTGCAGGTCGGCGGCCTGCTTGGCGACAACGCACGCGCGCAGCAGCTCCGCCGGTGCCCGCAGCCAGCCCAGCCGCAGCCCCGGCGCCATGACCTTGGAGAAGGAGCCGAGCAGGACCGTACGATCCTCCGCACCCGGGCAGGACGCGATCCACGGCACCCGATCGCCCTCGAAGCGCAGCTCGCCGTACGGATCGTCCTCGACGATCCACAGCCCGAGCCGCGCGGCGACCTCCGCCACGGCGGCCCGGCGCTCGCCCGGCATCGTCTGGCCGGTCGGGTTCCGGAAGTTGGGCACGGTGTAGAGCAGCTTGGGCCGGTGCCTGACGACCAGCTCCTCCAGCACTCCGGCGTCGACCCCGTCCTCGTCCTCGGGTACGGCGATCACCCGAGCGCCGGCCAGCCCGAACACCTGAAGTGCCGCGAGATAGCAGGGGCTTTCGACGAGGACGACATCCCCGGGGTCGAGCAGCGCGGTGGCGAGCAGCGACAGCGCCTGCTGGGAACCGGTGGTGACGAGCAGGTCGTCCGCGTCGGTGGGCAGGCCGCGTCGGGTGTGCCGGAGTGCGAGCGCCTCGCGCAGGGCCGGCTCACCCTCGGTCGTGGCGTACTGCAGGGCCCGCGCGGGCGTGTCCGCGAACACGTCGCGGAACGCGGCGGCCACACCCTCCGAGTCGAACAACTCCGGTGCGGGCAGCCCGCCCGCGAAGTTGATCACCTCGGGCCGCGCGATGACGGCCAGGATGTCCCGTACGGCCGACCCACCGACCGTCCGTGCCCGCGCGGCGAGGGCGGGCACGGAAGCGGCGGCGGAGTCGGAGGGGGAGGCGAGTGGCACTGATGCTGCGGGGGCGGTCATGTGCGGCTCCTTCGGGCGGGCGATACGGCTCCTGCCCACACCCTAGGGAAGTGCGTGCCGCCTACAACCGCTTTTCACGATGCGGACGCCCGCACCGCGTTCAGCCCTTGCGGCCACTCGCCCCGTACACGTTGATGTCCGCGTCCGTGACGTCGTTGATGTCGCGGTAGCGGACCTTCTCGATGTCGTCCAGGGAGTCGAAGTACGCGGCCTCGACCTGCTCCGGGACCGGCGCGCCGCCGTCCGGACGCCAGTGGTGGGCGGGCACGACACCCGGCTCGTCGAGGGTGAGCCCGTTCTCCTCGAAGAAGCGTTCCACCTCGGCCCTGGAGCGGAGCACGAAGGTGAACCCGCGCTCGGTGTACGTCCGTTGGACCGCGCGGATGTTCTCGGGGTTCAGGTCCTCGGTGAGGTGGCTGAGGACGAGCCGGCTGCCGGACGGCAGCGCGTCGACCAGCTCGCGCACGATGTCGTACGCCTCCGGCTCCGCCACGAAGTGCAGGACAGCCGCGAGGACGAGCGCGATCGGCTGGTCGAAGTCGAGGGTCTTGCGGGCGTGTTCGAGGATCTGGGCCGGGTCGGCCAGGTCGGCGTCGATGTAGTCGGTACGGCCCTCGGGCCCGCTGGTGAGCAGGGCGCGTGCGTGGGCGAGCACGATCGGGTCGTTGTCGACGTACACGACCCGGGTGTCCGGGGCGATGCGCTGGGCGATCTGGTGGACGTTGTCCTGCGTGGGCAGGCCGGTACCGATGTCGAGGAACTGCCGGATGCCCTCCTCCGCCGCCAGGGTGGTGACGGCGCGGCGCATGAAGTCCCGGTTGTGCCGGACGTCCAGGTAGCCGCGCGGATTGGCGGCGAGCGCCGCGGCGGCCGCGTTGCGGTCGGCCGGGTAGTTGTCCTTGCCGCCGAGGAAGACGTCGTAGACCCGGGCCGGGTGGGCCTTGGTGGTGTCGATCCTCCTTCTCAGCTCGGCGGGGTCCTGACTGAGAGCATCGCCGCTCATGTGGCCTCTCCCTGGGGAGCCTGATGTCCAAACCTCTTCAACTTCGACGGACAACAACCTAGCCGCCGACCGCAGTTGATATTCGAAAATCGAAAATCGACCGCCGGGCCGTCCCGGAGTCCGCTCGCGCCGTCCCGGACCGTTCCGGAACCGGACATCATCCCCGCAGGTCAGCACGCCGGTCCATGGACCGGCGTCCCGGATTCACCACGAAACATGGTGCTGGGACGGATCACGGCACAAGCTGTTGCCAGCCGAACGGCACCGTCACCCCTCCCCTTCCCCTCCGAAAGGGCACGCCCATGTCCGTACGCACCTCCCGTACGCGCCTGTTCGCCGCCACGGCGGTCGCGCTCGTCGCGCTCACCACACTCACGGCGTGCGAGGACGGCCAGGGCGTACGGGACGAGGGCCCGTCATCGGCATCGGCCAAAGCCCACCGGACGCAACCGGACCCTCACCCCCAGCCCCGGACTCACAGCATGCGGGCAGCCTCGGTGGCCCAGTAGGTGAGGATGTTCTGCGCGCCGGCGCGCTTGATCCCGGTCAGGGTCTCCAGGATGGCCCGCTCCCGGTCGACCCAGCCCTTCTCCGCCGCGGCCTCGATCATCGAGTACTCGCCGGAGATCTGATACGCGGCGACGGGCACGTCCACGGCGTCGGCGACCCGGGCGAGGATGTCGAGGTAGGGCCCGGCCGGCTTCACCATGACGATGTCGGCGCCCTCCTCCAGGTCGAGCGCCAGCTCCCGCAGCGACTCCCGGACATTGGCGGGGTCCTGCTGATACGTCTTCCGGTCCCCCTTCAGCGAGGAACCGACGGCTTCCCGGAAGGGCCCGTAGAAGGCGGACGAGTACTTGGCGGTGTAGGCGAGGATGGCGACGTCCTCGCGCCCGATCTGGTCGAGGGCATCCCGGACGACCCCGATCTGCCCGTCCATCATCCCGCTGGGGCCCACGACATGGGCCCCGGCGTCGGCCTGCACCTGGGCCATCTCGGCGTACCGCTCCAGGGTGGCGTCGTTGTCGACGCGCCCTTCCGCGTCCAGTACCCCGCAGTGCCCGTGATCGGTGGTCTCGTCGAGACAGAGGTCGGACATGACGAGCAGCTCGTCCCCCACCTCGGCCCGCACATCACGGATGGCGACCTGGAGAATCCCGTCCGGGTCGGTACCGGGGGTCCCGAGGGCGTCCTTCTTGCCCTCCTCGGGCACCCCGAAGAGCATGATCCCGGAGACCCCGGCCGCCACGGCGTCCACGGCTGCCTTCTTCAGGCTGTCCCGGGTGTGCTGGACGACCCCCGGCATGGCGGAGATCGGAACGGGCTCGCTCACGCCTTCCCGCACGAAGGCGGGGAGGATGAAGTCGGCGGGGTGCAGTCTCGTCTCGGCGACCATGCGCCGCATGACGGGCGAGGTACGCAGCCGCCGAGGACGCGCACCGGGAAAGGATCCGTACTTCGACATACCGACACGCTACGCCCGCCCCACCCCCACCTTTGCCGACGCGACGTCGGCAGGCACTCTTCAGCACCGGCCGCACTTCCGGCCCGTCCGGCGTTTGAGGACGAGCGCCTTCAGCGCGAAAGGGGGTTCGGGGGCGCAGCCCCCGAGGATGGGACGGGTAGGGGCGGCGGGGGCGAGAACAACCCACCGCCACCCCACCCCCACTACGTCGTGCGCCGACGCCGAGCCCCGGGCCGCCGCTCACTCGGCCGGGTAACCGGATCCCCCGACTCCACAGCGGAAGCCCTCCGCCGCAGCCCGAAGTCCGCCAACGCCTCCGCCAACTTGTGCACGGACGGCTCCGGAGCCATGACATCGACCCGCAGCCCATGCTCCTCGGCGGTCTTCGCCGTGGCCGGCCCGATACACGCGATCACCGTCACGTTGTGAGGCTTGCCCGCGATCCCCACCAGGTTCCTCACGGTGGACGACGACGTGAAGAGAACGGCGTCGAAGCCGCCCCCCTTGATCGCCTCCCGGGTCTCCTGCGGCGGCGGCGAGGCCCGCACCGTCCGGTAGGCCGTGACGTCGTCGACCTCCCAGCCCAGCTCGATCAGCCCGGCGACCAACGTCTCCGTGGCGATGTCCGCCCGAGGCAGGAAAACGCGGTCGATCGGATCGAAGACCGGGTCGTAGGGAGGCCAGTCGTCCAGCAAGCCGGCAGCGGACTGCTCCCCGCTCGGCACCAGATCGGGCTTCACACCGAAGGCGACCAGCGCCTTGGCGGTCTGCTCGCCCACCGCGGCGACCTTGATCCCGGCGAAGGCACGGGCGTCGAGCCCGTACTCCTCGAACTTCTCCCGCACGGCCTTGACCGCGTTCACCGAAGTGAAGGCGATCCACTCATAACGGCCCGTGACCAGGCCCTTGACCGCCCGCTCCATCTGCTGCGGAGTCCGCGGCGGCTCGACGGCGATCGTCGGCACCTCGTGCGGCACTGCCCCGTAGGACCGCAGCTGGTCGGAGAGCGACGCCGACTGCTCCTTCGTACGCGGCACCAGCACCCGCCAACCGAACAGCGGCTTGTTCTCGAACCACGACAGCTGCTCGCGCTGAGCGGCGGCGAACCGCTCACCGACCACGGCTATCACGGGCCGGCCACCGTCGGGCGACGGCAGGACCTTGCCCTGCTTGAACGTCTGGGCGATGGTCCCCAGCGTGGCCGACCAGGTCCGCTGACGCGTCGTGGTCCCGGCGATCGTCACGGTCAGCGGAGTGTCCGGCTTGCGCCCGGCCGCGACCAGCTCGGCCGCCGCCGCGGCCACCGAGTCGAGCGTCGTCGAGACGACGACCGTCCCGTCGGAAGCCCCGACCTCGGTCCAGCAGCGGTCCGACGCCGTACGGGCGTCCACGAACCGGACGTCCGCGCCCTGCGCGTCCCGCAGCGGCACACCCGCGTACGCGGGCACGCCCACGGCAGCCGCGACACCCGGGACCACCTCGAACGGAACGCCGGCGCGAACGCACGCCAGCATCTCCTCGGCGGCGTACGCGTCGAGCCCGGGATCCCCGGACACCGCACGCACGACCCGCCTGCCGCCCCGTGCGGCCTCCATGACAAGATGTGCGGCATCCCGCACAGCGGGTACACCAGCGGTTGTTGACGCGCCGTCAACAACCGTTAGTTGAGGCGTGCCTGTGCCTGGATACGTGCTGCCAATAGGCGTGTCCAATTCGGTGTTGAGCTCGGCAACGCCTTGTCTGGCGTGCGCGCGTACGACGTCGAGCACCTCGTGCTCGGCGACCAGTACGTCCGCGTTCGCCAGCGCCTCGACGGCGCGCAGAGTCAGTAGTCCCGGATCCCCGGGTCCGGCACCGAGAAAGGTGACGTGCCCATGGTCCGGACCGGCGGGAAGGTTGGTGGGGCTCACTGTGCTCGCTCCCCCATCAGACCGGCCGCGCCCTTGGCAAGCATCTCGGCTGCGAGTTCACGGCCGAGCGCCATTGCTTGGTCGTACGTCTCGGGCACGGGACCGGTGGTGGACAGCTGCACCAGCGTCGAGCCGTCGGTCGTGCCGACGACGCCGCGC contains these protein-coding regions:
- a CDS encoding DUF805 domain-containing protein, coding for MNYYLDVLKKYVVFSGRARRKEYWMFTLFSLIVDVVLLVIDSFIGVQILSGVYALAVFLPTLAVTVRRLHDTGRSGWWILFGIIPVVGWITLLVFVCLDGEQGENRYGHNPKFAPTHI
- a CDS encoding DUF4253 domain-containing protein, translated to MATLPNPLPHLTADPTGSALGLALPAGRLIDATDEGPWHEPLLWHAEAPSAPGDWTTHHDACRPTGLLPVVIEVGGGQGGPQEWELMPADTSYPGDHDAEEVLTGFWEEYAAQDETWPGLAPATLNTTNTEQADADVLAARLADSLLAPGSSFKAPRLALVPARRSADIPAAIGWSGPANYESDTARLCAVLRSWEDRFGIRVLALTFNQLVLTVAAPPTTLAEAEAIAAEHFAFCPDNITQGTHTTLRAYAEHELLAKQTWSFWWD
- a CDS encoding aminotransferase-like domain-containing protein, with product MTAPAASVPLASPSDSAAASVPALAARARTVGGSAVRDILAVIARPEVINFAGGLPAPELFDSEGVAAAFRDVFADTPARALQYATTEGEPALREALALRHTRRGLPTDADDLLVTTGSQQALSLLATALLDPGDVVLVESPCYLAALQVFGLAGARVIAVPEDEDGVDAGVLEELVVRHRPKLLYTVPNFRNPTGQTMPGERRAAVAEVAARLGLWIVEDDPYGELRFEGDRVPWIASCPGAEDRTVLLGSFSKVMAPGLRLGWLRAPAELLRACVVAKQAADLHTPTVNQLAAARYLADRDLDAHVRRVARVYGERRAAMLDGIGDALPEGSTWTRPEGGMFLWARLPASYDTTALLRGVVERGVAYVPGASFYAGEVGGAERATMRLCFVTQTPEEIGEGLRRLGAGLR
- a CDS encoding SAM-dependent methyltransferase, with product MSGDALSQDPAELRRRIDTTKAHPARVYDVFLGGKDNYPADRNAAAAALAANPRGYLDVRHNRDFMRRAVTTLAAEEGIRQFLDIGTGLPTQDNVHQIAQRIAPDTRVVYVDNDPIVLAHARALLTSGPEGRTDYIDADLADPAQILEHARKTLDFDQPIALVLAAVLHFVAEPEAYDIVRELVDALPSGSRLVLSHLTEDLNPENIRAVQRTYTERGFTFVLRSRAEVERFFEENGLTLDEPGVVPAHHWRPDGGAPVPEQVEAAYFDSLDDIEKVRYRDINDVTDADINVYGASGRKG
- the hemB gene encoding porphobilinogen synthase, whose amino-acid sequence is MSKYGSFPGARPRRLRTSPVMRRMVAETRLHPADFILPAFVREGVSEPVPISAMPGVVQHTRDSLKKAAVDAVAAGVSGIMLFGVPEEGKKDALGTPGTDPDGILQVAIRDVRAEVGDELLVMSDLCLDETTDHGHCGVLDAEGRVDNDATLERYAEMAQVQADAGAHVVGPSGMMDGQIGVVRDALDQIGREDVAILAYTAKYSSAFYGPFREAVGSSLKGDRKTYQQDPANVRESLRELALDLEEGADIVMVKPAGPYLDILARVADAVDVPVAAYQISGEYSMIEAAAEKGWVDRERAILETLTGIKRAGAQNILTYWATEAARML
- a CDS encoding uroporphyrinogen-III synthase, whose product is MSPTNLPAGPDHGHVTFLGAGPGDPGLLTLRAVEALANADVLVAEHEVLDVVRAHARQGVAELNTELDTPIGSTYPGTGTPQLTVVDGASTTAGVPAVRDAAHLVMEAARGGRRVVRAVSGDPGLDAYAAEEMLACVRAGVPFEVVPGVAAAVGVPAYAGVPLRDAQGADVRFVDARTASDRCWTEVGASDGTVVVSTTLDSVAAAAAELVAAGRKPDTPLTVTIAGTTTRQRTWSATLGTIAQTFKQGKVLPSPDGGRPVIAVVGERFAAAQREQLSWFENKPLFGWRVLVPRTKEQSASLSDQLRSYGAVPHEVPTIAVEPPRTPQQMERAVKGLVTGRYEWIAFTSVNAVKAVREKFEEYGLDARAFAGIKVAAVGEQTAKALVAFGVKPDLVPSGEQSAAGLLDDWPPYDPVFDPIDRVFLPRADIATETLVAGLIELGWEVDDVTAYRTVRASPPPQETREAIKGGGFDAVLFTSSSTVRNLVGIAGKPHNVTVIACIGPATAKTAEEHGLRVDVMAPEPSVHKLAEALADFGLRRRASAVESGDPVTRPSERRPGARRRRTT